From a single Williamwhitmania sp. genomic region:
- the map gene encoding type I methionyl aminopeptidase, protein MISYKTDEEIELLRESNLLVSKTLAEVARHIAPGVTTLSLDKVAEEYIRDNGAIPGFLGYNGFPATLCISINDAVVHGIPGERRLQEGDVVSVDCGVLKSGFYGDSAFTFEVGIVADNVKKLLKVTRECLSLGLEKVEAGNRVGDISSAVQENAEKNGFTVVREMVGHGLGRNLHESPEVPNYGRRGQGPMLKNGMVICIEPMINAGKRQIFQEKDGWTIRTQDGKPSAHFELAVAVRNGKADVLSTFKFIDEFLEQKA, encoded by the coding sequence ATGATAAGCTATAAAACTGACGAAGAGATTGAACTCTTAAGAGAGAGTAACTTACTAGTGTCAAAAACATTAGCAGAAGTTGCTCGTCATATAGCACCTGGTGTTACCACTCTGTCGCTCGATAAGGTTGCAGAGGAGTATATCCGCGATAATGGGGCCATTCCCGGATTTTTGGGATACAATGGTTTTCCTGCAACGCTCTGCATCTCTATTAATGATGCGGTGGTGCATGGAATCCCTGGAGAGCGTCGATTGCAGGAGGGAGATGTTGTGTCTGTCGACTGTGGCGTTCTCAAAAGTGGCTTCTATGGCGATTCAGCGTTTACATTTGAAGTTGGAATAGTGGCGGATAATGTTAAAAAACTTTTAAAAGTTACCAGAGAATGTTTATCTTTGGGCCTCGAAAAAGTTGAAGCTGGGAATCGAGTTGGTGATATCTCGAGTGCAGTGCAGGAAAATGCAGAGAAAAATGGCTTTACTGTAGTGCGCGAAATGGTGGGTCATGGTTTGGGCAGAAATTTGCACGAATCTCCTGAAGTACCAAATTATGGAAGGAGAGGGCAAGGACCAATGTTGAAAAATGGCATGGTTATTTGCATTGAACCAATGATTAACGCAGGCAAGCGTCAGATTTTTCAGGAGAAGGATGGTTGGACTATCCGCACCCAGGATGGAAAGCCAAGCGCTCACTTTGAGTTAGCTGTGGCGGTTAGAAATGGGAAGGCAGATGTGCTGTCAACCTTCAAGTTTATTGATGAGTTTTTAGAACAAAAGGCATAA
- the rpsM gene encoding 30S ribosomal protein S13 produces MARIVGVDLPKNKRGEIGLTYIYGVGDSTARKILSEAGVDYNTKVKDWDDEQIAAIRNTIGNLGIKLEGELRSQVQMNIKRLMDIGCYRGIRHRLGLPVRGQKTKTNARTRKGRKKTVANKKKATK; encoded by the coding sequence ATGGCTAGAATTGTTGGTGTTGACTTACCAAAGAACAAAAGAGGTGAAATTGGCCTTACCTACATTTATGGTGTTGGCGATAGCACAGCCCGTAAGATCCTGTCTGAAGCCGGCGTTGATTACAATACTAAGGTTAAGGATTGGGATGACGAGCAGATTGCAGCAATCCGTAATACGATTGGCAATCTTGGAATTAAGCTAGAAGGTGAACTTCGTTCCCAAGTTCAAATGAACATCAAGCGATTGATGGACATTGGATGCTACAGAGGTATTAGGCATCGTCTTGGCCTGCCCGTAAGAGGACAGAAAACCAAAACTAATGCACGTACCAGAAAAGGACGTAAGAAGACTGTTGCTAACAAAAAGAAGGCTACTAAATAA
- the rpsK gene encoding 30S ribosomal protein S11 — translation MAKKTGTVKKKVVKVEPVGQVHIHSSFNNIIVTLTNNDGQVISWSSAGKMGFKGSKKNTPYAAQTAAQDCAKVAYDSGLRKVKAYVKGPGAGRESAIRTIHSAGIEVTEIIDVTPLPHNGCRPPSRRRV, via the coding sequence ATGGCAAAGAAGACAGGGACTGTTAAGAAAAAGGTCGTAAAAGTAGAGCCTGTAGGGCAAGTTCACATTCATTCTTCGTTCAATAACATTATTGTTACCCTTACCAATAACGATGGACAAGTAATTTCTTGGTCTTCTGCTGGTAAAATGGGTTTCAAGGGTTCGAAGAAAAATACTCCCTATGCTGCTCAAACTGCTGCGCAGGATTGTGCTAAAGTTGCTTACGATAGTGGCCTACGTAAAGTAAAAGCTTACGTTAAGGGTCCAGGTGCAGGTCGTGAATCTGCTATTCGTACAATTCATTCTGCCGGAATTGAGGTTACTGAAATTATTGATGTAACTCCGCTTCCACATAATGGTTGTCGTCCACCTAGCAGAAGAAGGGTGTAA
- the rpsD gene encoding 30S ribosomal protein S4, with protein MARYTGPTSRIARKFGEPIYGPDKAYERKSYPPGQHGQNKKRKKLSEYGVQLQEKQKVKYTYGLLERQFANAFHKASRMRGVTGENLLRLLEARLDNVVYRLGVAPTRRAARQLVGHCHIAVNGSIVNIPSYTMRPGDIISVREKSKALEVIQDSLSRGRHAKFAWLEWDSNALTGKYMNHPERTEIPENIKEQLIVELYSK; from the coding sequence ATGGCAAGATATACAGGACCTACTTCAAGAATCGCTAGGAAGTTTGGGGAGCCCATTTACGGACCGGATAAGGCTTATGAACGCAAGAGTTATCCCCCCGGGCAACACGGCCAAAATAAGAAACGTAAAAAACTTTCAGAATACGGAGTTCAGTTGCAGGAAAAACAAAAGGTGAAATACACCTATGGCCTGCTTGAGCGTCAATTCGCGAATGCTTTTCACAAGGCTTCTCGAATGAGGGGTGTAACAGGTGAAAACCTGCTCCGCTTGCTGGAAGCTCGTTTGGATAATGTGGTTTATAGATTAGGTGTGGCTCCTACTCGCCGTGCTGCGCGTCAGCTGGTTGGGCATTGTCATATTGCTGTAAACGGCAGTATAGTAAACATTCCTTCGTACACAATGCGTCCAGGTGACATCATTAGTGTTCGCGAAAAATCCAAGGCTCTTGAAGTTATTCAGGATTCTCTTTCACGTGGAAGACATGCTAAGTTTGCTTGGCTTGAGTGGGATTCAAATGCCCTGACAGGCAAGTATATGAATCACCCTGAAAGAACTGAAATTCCTGAAAACATTAAGGAGCAGCTCATCGTTGAACTTTACTCCAAGTAA
- a CDS encoding DNA-directed RNA polymerase subunit alpha, which produces MAILAFQKPDKVIMVESSETYGKFEFRPLEPGYGITVGNALRRILLSSLEGYAITSVKIAGVDHEFSTVTGVLEDVTEIILNLKQVRFKRTVEGVEHEKINATISGETDFKAGLLNNFLSSFEILNPELVICHMEPNVKLQMELTIQKGRGYVPSDENKTAETEFGVVPIDSIFTPIRNVKFAVENYRVEQKTDYEKLVLEIATDGSIHPKEALKEAAKILIYHFMLFSDEKITLEPDEKFSGEEFDEEVLHMRQMLKTKLTDMDLSVRALNCLKAAEVETLGDLVKFNKNDLLKFRNFGKKSLTELDELLESLNLTFGMDVTKYKLDKE; this is translated from the coding sequence ATGGCAATACTTGCATTTCAGAAGCCTGATAAGGTGATAATGGTGGAATCCAGTGAAACCTATGGAAAATTTGAGTTTCGTCCATTGGAACCTGGATACGGCATTACGGTGGGAAACGCCCTCCGGAGAATACTTCTCTCTTCCTTGGAAGGTTATGCAATAACGTCGGTTAAGATCGCTGGTGTTGACCACGAGTTTTCCACCGTTACCGGCGTCCTTGAAGACGTTACTGAGATTATTCTCAATCTAAAACAGGTTCGTTTCAAGCGTACGGTTGAAGGCGTAGAGCATGAGAAAATTAACGCAACTATATCCGGGGAAACAGATTTTAAGGCCGGATTGCTCAACAACTTCCTTTCTTCGTTTGAGATTCTCAACCCCGAGTTAGTTATATGTCATATGGAGCCCAATGTTAAGCTTCAAATGGAACTTACTATTCAAAAGGGTAGAGGTTATGTTCCTTCAGATGAGAATAAAACCGCTGAAACAGAGTTTGGCGTTGTTCCAATAGATTCTATTTTCACTCCAATCAGAAATGTGAAGTTTGCAGTGGAAAACTATCGTGTTGAACAAAAGACAGACTACGAAAAGTTGGTTTTGGAGATTGCCACCGATGGGTCTATTCATCCAAAAGAGGCATTGAAAGAAGCTGCTAAGATATTGATTTACCACTTTATGCTATTCTCTGACGAGAAGATTACCTTGGAGCCTGACGAGAAATTCTCGGGCGAGGAGTTTGATGAAGAGGTTCTGCACATGAGGCAGATGCTCAAAACCAAACTTACCGATATGGATCTTTCTGTTAGAGCATTAAACTGCTTGAAGGCGGCTGAAGTTGAGACCCTTGGTGATTTAGTAAAGTTCAACAAGAATGATTTACTGAAATTCCGAAATTTTGGAAAAAAATCTCTTACCGAATTGGATGAGCTTCTCGAAAGCTTAAATCTTACCTTCGGTATGGACGTTACGAAGTATAAACTTGACAAGGAATAA
- the rplQ gene encoding 50S ribosomal protein L17: protein MRHNKKFNHLGRKSAHRKALLANLAISLIMHKRINTTVAKAKALRTYVEPLINRSKEDSTHSRRMVFSLLQDKYAVTELFREVAQKVANRPGGYTRILKTGNRFGDAAEMCFIELVDYNENYNKTASAKKAKTTRRGRSKSTVVEPAAPVEAAAEETNQE, encoded by the coding sequence ATGAGACATAATAAAAAGTTTAACCATTTAGGACGTAAGAGTGCTCACCGCAAGGCCCTTCTGGCAAACTTAGCTATATCGTTGATTATGCATAAGCGCATAAACACTACGGTGGCTAAGGCAAAGGCACTTCGTACCTACGTTGAGCCTCTGATCAATCGCTCTAAGGAGGATTCTACTCACTCCAGGCGCATGGTCTTCAGCCTACTTCAGGATAAGTATGCTGTAACTGAACTATTCAGGGAGGTTGCTCAAAAAGTTGCTAACAGACCTGGTGGATATACCAGAATTTTAAAAACTGGAAATCGCTTTGGTGATGCTGCCGAAATGTGCTTCATTGAGTTAGTTGACTATAACGAAAACTACAACAAAACTGCATCTGCTAAGAAGGCGAAGACTACACGTCGAGGCCGTAGCAAAAGTACTGTTGTGGAACCTGCAGCCCCTGTTGAAGCTGCTGCAGAGGAGACAAATCAAGAGTAA